Part of the Candidatus Eisenbacteria bacterium genome, GATCATGGTCTGATACCCACGGCCAGCGGCATCGGCCCGCTCTCGGAATTCTTCGAGCACGCTGTCATCGAGGTAGATCGTGATTCGCGTCTTGCCCGTTTGGGGGACCACGGCGCCCCGGCGCCCCTCACTGAAGTCGTATTCCCTCTTCATACTTGCGCCTCTCGTTGCGAGTCGCGGTCCGGGCCGAGATCAGCCGGACTTCGTCCTCGCGGTAGGAGTAGACCACGACCAGCAGACGCCCCACCCCGTCCCGACCGATGGTCACGAACCTCTGCTCACCCCGAGCCATCCGATCCTCTCGCGTGATTGCGACGGGGTCGAAGAGGACAGCCTCGGCATCCGAGAACCGGACACCATGCTTTGCCAGGTTTGCCCTGGCCTTCCTCGG contains:
- a CDS encoding BrnT family toxin is translated as MRASWDPRKARANLAKHGVRFSDAEAVLFDPVAITREDRMARGEQRFVTIGRDGVGRLLVVVYSYREDEVRLISARTATRNERRKYEEGIRLQ
- a CDS encoding BrnA antitoxin family protein → MKREYDFSEGRRGAVVPQTGKTRITIYLDDSVLEEFRERADAAGRGYQTMI